The Megalops cyprinoides isolate fMegCyp1 chromosome 22, fMegCyp1.pri, whole genome shotgun sequence genome contains a region encoding:
- the LOC118769498 gene encoding transmembrane protein 215-like, giving the protein MRADGINPRTGMVVAGCSVFLVFGFMFTVSGIKGEKLGKVPLLAIGPAICLPGVAAIVLANKTQGCTKWPYRCRWPRRGREPPEGKEAQEPWDRGEGPDRPARGGDDSVSTVTTVGESCRLIRSVEQDEVLRYLRACYPASAFAAARDISDYCALDRLCAPRESMAYGAGHGSVVYMPRDSIVVYSRRDSAPYTSYCCINPRDFTWGRETVV; this is encoded by the coding sequence ATGAGGGCGGACGGCATTAACCCACGCACGGGGATGGTGGTGGCCGGCTGCAGCGTCTTCCTGGTGTTCGGGTTCATGTTCACCGTGTCGGGCATAAAGGGCGAGAAGCTGGGCAAGGTGCCCCTCCTGGCCATCGGCCCGGCCATATGCCTGCCGGGCGTGGCCGCCATCGTGCTGGCCAACAAGACCCAGGGCTGCACCAAGTGGCCCTACCGGTGCAGGTGGCCCCGGAGAGGGAGGGAACCCCCGGAAGGGAAGGAGGCGCAGGAGCCCTGGGACCGGGGCGAGGGCCCGGACAGGCCGGCCCGAGGCGGGGACGACTCGGTGTCCACCGTCACCACGGTGGGGGAGTCCTGCCGGCTGATCCGAAGCGTGGAGCAGGACGAGGTGCTACGCTACCTGCGGGCCTGCTACCCCGCTAGCGCCTTCGCGGCCGCAAGGGACATCTCCGACTACTGCGCCCTGGACCGGCTGTGCGCCCCCAGGGAGAGCATGGCTTACGGTGCGGGGCACGGCAGCGTGGTGTACATGCCCCGGGACAGCATCGTGGTGTACTCCCGCAGGGACAGTGCCCCCTACACCTCCTACTGCTGTATCAACCCCCGGGACTTCACCTGGGGCAGAGAGACTGTGGTCTGA